GCGGGCCGTTGTTGTTGATCACCTCGGCGATCTCCAGGGCCTTCTCCAGAGCGGTGCCGTCGGGGACGACATGACCGATCAGGCCGTACTCGAGCGCCTGCGCCGCGGTGATGTGCCGGCCGGTCAGCAGCATGTCGCACGCGATGGTGTAGGGGATCTGCCGCACCAGGCGTACCGCCGAGCCGCCCATCGGGTACAGGCTCCACTTGGCTTCGGAGATACCGAACTTGGCGCTCTCCCCGGCGACACGGATGTCGGTGCCCTGCAGGATCTCGGTCCCGCCGGCGATGGCCGGTCCCTCGACCGCTGCGATCAGCGGCTTGGTGAGCCGGCGCCCCTTGAGCAGACCGTCGATCCGTGACGGGTCGTAGCTGCCGTCCTTGAACGAGTCGCCCGGCGGCTTCTTGGTGGCGCCCTTGAGGTCCATGCCGGCACAGAAGTAGCCGCCGGCGCCGGTCAGGATGCAGGTGCGGATCTCCGGGTCGTTGTCGACGCGGTCCCAGGCCTCGACCATGATCGAGAGCATCTCGGTGGAAAGCGCGTTGCGCGCCTCCGGCCGGTTCAGCGTCAAGATCAGGGTGTGTCCGCGCTGCTCAATGAGGGCGTCGGGGCCCTTTTCAGACTCAGTCACTGGTGTCTGCCTCTCTACATTTTCGACCCAGACTTGTCTCGAAATGTAACACGTTCTAGTTTAGGTTCTGTGGCTCTGAATATTGCTGATCTTGCCGAGCACGCCATCGACGCTGTGCCGGACCGTGTCGCGCTGATTTCCGGCGACGAGCAGCTGACCTACGGGCAGTTGGAGGAGAAGGCCAACCGCCTGGCCCACTACCTGATCGACCAGGGCGTCAAGAAGGACGACAAGGTCGGCCTGTATTGCCGCAACCGCATCGAGATCGTGATCGGGATGCTGGGCATCGTGAAGGCGGGCGCCATCCTGGTCAACGTCAACTTCCGCTACGTCGAGGGCGAGCTGAAGTACCTGTTCGACAACTCCGACATGGTCGCGCTGATCCATGAGCGCCGGTACGCCGACCGAGTGGCCAACGTGCTGCCCGAGACGCCGAACGTGAAGACCATCCTCGTGGTCGAGGACGGTTCGGACGACGACTTCCAGCGCTACGGCGGCGTGGCCTTCGAGGATGCGCTGGCCCAGGGCTCGCCCGAGCGTGACTTCGGTCCGCGCAGCGCCGACGACATCTACCTGCTCTACACCGGCGGCACCACCGGATTCCCCAAGGGTGTCATGTGGCGTCACGAAGACATCTACCGAGTGCTGTTCGGGGGCACCGACTTCGCCACCGGCGAGCCTGTCGCCGACGAGTACGACCTGTCCAAGCAGGCCGTGGCCAACCCGCCGATGATCCGGCTGCCGATCCCGCCGATGATCCACGGTGCCACGCAGTCGGCCACCTGGATGTCGCTGTTCTCCGGCCAGACCGTGGTGCTGGCACCGGAGTTCAACGCCGACGAGGTCTGGCAGATGATCCACGACCACAAGGTCAATCTGCTGTTCTTCACCGGCGACGCGATGGCCCGCCCCCTGCTGGACTCGCTGCTCGCCGCGCAGGCCGCAGGCAAGGAGTACGACCTGTCGAGTCTGTTCCTGCTCGCCAGCACCGCCGCGTTGTTCTCGACCAGCCTCAAGGAGAAGTTCCTCGAGCTGCTGCCCAACCGCATCATCACCGACTCGATCGGCTCGTCGGAGACCGGCTTCGGCGGTACCAGCATCGTGGCCAAGGGCCAGTCGCACACCGGTGGTCCGCGCGTCACCATCGACAAGAACACCAAGGTGCTCGACGAGAACGGCAACGAGGTCAAGCCCGGATCCGGCGTGCGCGGCATCATCGCCAAGTGCGGCCACATTCCGGTCGGATACTTCAAGGACGAGAAGAAGACCGCCGAGACGTTCCGCACCTACAACGGTGTCCGGTACGCCATCCCCGGTGACTACGCCGAGGTCGAGGCGGACGGCAGCGTGACCATGCTGGGCCGCGGCTCGGTGTCGATCAACTCCGGTGGCGAGAAGATCTACCCCGAAGAGGTCGAGGCCGCGCTCAAGGGGCATCCGGACGTGTTCGACGCGCTCGTGGTCGGCGTTCCCGACGAGCGGTTCGGTCAGCACGTCGCGGCCGTGGTGCAGCCTCGCGAGGGGGCCCGCCCGACCCTGGCCGAGCTCGATGCGTTCGTACGCAGCGAGATTGCCGGTTACAAGGTGCCGCGCAGCCTCTGGCTGGTCGACGAGGTCAAGCGCTCGCCGGCGGGCAAGCCCGACTACCGGTGGGCCAAGGACACCACCGAGGAGCGTGCCGCCGACGACGTGCACGCCAATCACGTGGGAGCCAAATAGATGAAGACCGAACTCTGCGAACGGTTCGGGATCGAATACCCGATCTTCGTTTTCACCCCGTCGGAAAAGGTGGCCGCCGCGGTCAGCAGGGCCGGCGGTCTGGGTGTGCTGGGCTGTGTGCGGTTCAACGACGCCGACGACCTCGAAGAGGTCCTGCAGTGGATGGATGCCAACACTGACGGCTTACCCTACGGCGTCGACGTGGTGATGCCGGCCAAGATCCCCACCGAGGGTACGGCCGTCGACATCAACAAGCTGATTCCGCAGAGCCACCGCGACTTCGTCGCGAAAACCCTTGCCGATCTTGGGGTTCCGCCGCTGCCCGAGGACGAGGAGCGAAACGAGGGCGTCCTGGGCTGGCTGCACTCCGTGGCCCGCAGCCATGTCGAGGTCGCGCTCAAGCACCCGATCAAGCTGATCGCCAACGCGTTGGGATCACCGCCGGTCGACGTGATCGAACAGGCACATGCCGCCGGTGTTCCGGTGGCCGCGCTGGCCGGCAGCGCCAAGCACGCGCTGCGGCACGTCGAGAACGGCGTCGACATCGTCGTCGCGCAGGGGCACGAGGCCGGTGGCCACACCGGCGAGATCGGCTCGATGGTGCTGTGGCCGGAAATCGTTGATGCGCTTGACGGTAAGGCCCCGGTGCTGGCCGCCGGCGGTATCGGCACCGGCAAGCAGGTGGCTGCCGCCCTGGCGCTGGGTGCCTCGGGCGTGTGGATGGGCTCGGCGTTCCTGACCTCAGCCGAGTACGACCTGGGTCACCGCCTGCCGGGTGGCACCTCCACGATTCAGGAGGCGCTGCTCAAGGCCACCACCGCCGACACCGTGCGCCGCAAGATCTACACCGGCAAGCCGGCCCGGCTGCTCAAGACCAAGTGGACCGACGCCTGGGACGCCCCGGATGCGCCGGAGCCGCTGCCGATGCCGCTGCAGAACATCCTGGTCAGCGAGGCCCACCAGCGGATGAACGAGTCGGACAACCCCGACACCGTTTCGATGCCGGTCGGTCAGATCGTGGGCCGGATGAACGAGATCCGCCCCGTCGCCGACATCATCGCCGAACTGGTCTCCGGTTTCGAGGCGGCCACCAAACGTCTGGACGGCATCGCCGAGAGCTGAGTCTGCGCACAGCGCGCCGAGCCTGCGTTCAGATCGCGATTTCGCACGATTTCACGATCTGGGCGCAGGCTCGACCGCGTTTCTGGTCGGTATGGTTGAGCCGGTGAACGTTCAGGATGCGTTGGCCGCCAATCGGGCCAATTGGGATGACCGGGCCGATGTGCACGCCCGGTCCCAGATGTACGACGTAGCAGGCTTTCTCGCTGACCCCACCGACATCTCCTGGGTGGTGCGCAACGACCTCGACGTGCTCGCACCGCACCTGCCCGAAACCGGGGTGAAGGGCCGCTCGCTCCTGCATCTGCAGTGCCACATCGGTACCGACACCATCTCCTGGGCCCGGCTGGGTGCCCGCGATGTCCACGGCGTGGACCTGTCGCCGAACTCGCTGCGGCACGCGGCCCGCATCGCCGAGGCCGACGGGCGTGACATCACCTGGGTCGAGGGAGATGCGCGGTTCGCGTCGAGCTTGATCCACCGACGCTTCGAAATCGTGGTGACCAGCACCGGAACCATCGTCTGGCTGCCCGAACTCGCCAACTGGGCCCGGTCGATCCACGATCTGCTCGAGCCGGACGGCGTGTTCATGATCCGCGACGACCATCCGATTCTCAGCGCCATGGACTACGAGCCGTGGGACATCACCGACGACTACCTCAGCGGCGGGGGAGCCCGGACCTACGACGACGCAGGGACGTACACCGAGAACTCAGCCGGTCAGATCACCAATGTGCGCAACCACGAGTGGCGCCACGACCTGTCCGAAATCGTCACGTCCCTGCTGCAGGCCGGCCTCGTCATCGAGGCATTGGTCGAACTGCCCTACATGGACTGGCAGGCCTTCCCGGCGCTGGTGCCCTGCGACCAGGGCTGGGCGCTGCCTCCGGGGGCCCCGCGGATCCCGCTGAACTTCGCGGTCGTCGCGCGGCGTCCCCGGTAACAGGCTCAGCGTCCCGGCAGCTTCTGCACCGCCCGGATCATCGGCGTCAGCGCCTTCTGCCACACCGTCTGCGAAATCCCCAGCGGCGGATCGAGGTTGATCACCCGCGCGGTGGAGACCGTCTGTGACTCGGTGTACTTGAGGATGCCGTCGGCGCCGTGGCGGCGTCCGACACCCGAGGCCTTCATGCCGCCCATCGGGGCCGCCGTGCTGCCGAACGCGAGGGCGTAGCCCTCGTCGACGTTGACCGTGCCGGAGTTCACCCGGGCCGCGATCGCCTCACCCTCGGCCTTCGACGCGGCCCACACGCTGGCGTTGAGGCCGTACTCGGTGTCGTTGGCCTTCTCGATGGCCTCGTCGACGGAATCGACCGGGTAGATCGAGACCAGTGGGCCGAAGGTCTCGTTGCGTGCGCATTCCATCTCGTCGGTGACCCCGGTCAGCACGGTCGGCTCGAAGAACAGCGGGCCGATGTCGGGACGGGCATTGCCGCCGGCAACCACCTTGGCGCCCTTGGCTTTTGCGTCATCGACATGCCCCGACACGGTCTTGATCTGGTCTTCGGAGATAAGACTGCCCATGTCGGCGGTGAAGTCGTAAGCCGCCGACAGGTTCATGTTGCGCACCTGCTCGGCGAACTTGGCGGTGAACTCGTCGGCGACTGCCCGTTCGACGTAGATCCGCTCGATCGAGATGCACAGCTGGCCGGCGTTGGAGAAGCAGGCGCGGGTGGCGGCCTTGGCTGCCACCTTCAGATTGGCACCCTTGGTGACGATCATCGGGTTCTTGCCTCCGAGCTCGGCGGAGAAGCCGATCAACCGGCGGCCGCACTGCTCGGCCAAGGCCCGCCCGGTGGCCGTCGAACCGGTGAACATCATGTAGTCACAGTTCTCGACGATCGCGGTGCCCACGACCGATCCCGGGCCGGGCACCACCGCGAACAGGTCGCGCGGCAGGCCGGCCTGATACAGCAGCTCGGCATTGGCCAGGGTGCAGTACGGGGTCTGGCTGTCGGGCTTGACCACCACTGCGTTGCCGGCCAGCAGCGCGGGGATGGAATCGGAGATCGACAGGGTCATGGGGTAGTTCCACGGCGAGATGACGCCGATGACGCCCTTCGGGTGGTGGTTGACGACGGTCTTGACGAAACCGGGCAACAGGCCCTGGACCCGCTTCGTCGCGAGCAGCCGGGGTGCCTCGCGGGCGTAGTAGCCCGCGTTCAGGATCATGTCGACGATCTCTTCCTGCGCGGCCGAGCGGGCCTTGCCGGTCTCAGCCTGGGCCACGTCCATCAAGAAGTCGCGATTCTCGGCCAGCAACGCGCCGAAACGCTTGATGATGGCGGCGCGTTCCTTGACCGGACGCTTGGCCCACTGTGCCTGAGCAGCGCGGGCTTTGGCGAAGGCGGCAGACACGTCGTCGGCAGTGCCGACCGGGATGGTGGTCAGCTCCTTGCCGGTGAAGACCTCGTCGATCGGCTTGGACTGCCGGGCTTCGACGTCGTCGATGGCGACGAGCGCGCGGAGGCGGGCGAAGTCGGCGGCGGACGGAGCGGGCATCAGGGACTCCCTACTGGCAAGTAACTAACAGTCATGGCCAACCTACTCGGTACCGGCAGTCCGACAAAGGCACAGCTTGTCCGATCTGTTCACGACGGTGCTCGGTCGAGCACTCTAACCTGCGGTTATGGCCTTGAATCTGAACTCGGCGGTCATCGAGATCGTCACCAAAGACCTACCGCGAGCCCTGGATTTCTACCGGCTGGTCGGTTTGGCGGTCCCCGAGCCCGACGGTCCGCACGTCGAGGTGGCCTTGCCGGGAGGGAACCGCCTCGCGTTCGACACCGAGGAAGTGATCAGCGGAATGCATGCGGGCTGGACACCTCCGAGCGGCCCTGGTCGGGTAGCGCTGGCGTTCGGGCTTGATTCACCCGCCGACGTCGACGCACTCTATGAACGGCTCACCGGTGCAGGACATCCCGGCACGCTCAAACCATTCGATGCGCCGTGGGGGCAGCGTTATGCGACCGTCGAAGACCCCGACGGGATCTCGGTGGACCTGTTCGCGGCACTGGACGACTGACGCAGCTGACGCAAACCGACCCCGGCGAGGGCGCGGACCTCACGGTGCAGATGGGGCTGGTCGGAATAGCCGGCGCGGGTCGCGACCGCACTCGGGCTCGCGCCCGTGCCGATCAGCCCGACCGCACGACGAAACCGGAGGATGCGGCGCAGCGTAGCCGGCCCATAGCCGTAGACCGCCCCGCACTGTCGTTGCATGGTTCGACTCGACCAGCCCGCGGCATGTGCCGTCGCGGCGACCGATTCTCCGGCCGCCAGCCGGCGGGTGACGTTTTCAAGCACTGGCAGGGTCCACGGTGCGGTCTCGACGCGAGGCAGCTCTGCGGCCAGTTCTGCGGCGAGCTGTTCGAGTGAGCTGCCACGGGTGATTCTGCGTAGCTCCAGCAGATCGACCCGTGTGTTGCGCAGCTCGCACGCCGGGACGCCGAGTAAACGCGGCAGCACTCCGGGCCGAAACCGCAACGCCTGCACCGGGTCTGGACTTCGTGCGGTGATGAACGCCCTGGTGTCGGGCCCGGCGACGACGATCTTGTCGTCCATCTCGATCAGGTCCATGCAACCGTCGGGCAGTACCCGGCTCGGTTCGGCCGGGCCCGTGCGCACCCACCGGCATTCGACGAGTCCGACCAGCTGTGGTGGTGGAGCGTATTCGCGGTAGCCCACGTCGTCGACGCTACCCGCGCCACCATGCGGTTGAATCGGGGAATGACCGGGCGACCACGCGACACGTCGATCGACGAGCGCGTGCTCGCGGTCACCCGCGAGTTGCTGGTCGAGGTGGGCTGGGACGATCTGAGCGTTCGGCTGGTCGCGGCGAGGTCGGGGGTGGGCAGGTCGAGCCTGAACCGGCGCTGGAACTCGAAAGCCGAACTGGTGTTGCACGCGATACTCGGCGAATCGCCCGACATGTCACCGTTTTCTGGCACCGATCTCGCGGGCTGGATCGCCTGGGTGGTGCGCGGCAGCCATCAGCTGTTCATCCGACCGGACGTCAGCGAGGCGGTGCCCGGTCTGTTGCTGGCCCTGCGGGAGAACGCCGCGATGCGCAAGGCGCTGTGGGAGGGGTTCAGCGGGCCGGCGATCGAGCTGTTCGCGGCCAGGGGCTACGGCTCGGAATCGGTTGCGAAGGCTGTGCTGTCCATGGCGGCCGGCGCGGCGTTGTTCACCACCACGGTGGCGGCCGACGACGATTCGCCCGGGCTTCAGCAGCAGTTGGTGCGATTGCTCAGCGATGCCCTGGGTGTGTCACCGGCCGAATGACGCCAGCATGGCGGCCTGCGGCGAGCGCCACGCATCGATACCCAGATCCGTGAGGGTGCTGCGGTCGTCGGTCGGCGTCGCCGCCGTGAGCAGCAGCGCCGCCTCGTAGCTGATGCCGTCGCCGAGCGGAAGCACCCCGCCGAGCAGGTCCGAGCACCAGCCGATGCCACGGAAAAGGTTCGCCGACAACGGGATCCGGCGGATCGGCCGCTCGGCTCCCTTTTCGAGCACATCGATCATCTCGTTGAACGACACCATCACGCCGCCGCAGACGTAGCGCTTGGGGCCACGCCCGGGAACCATGAGTCGCTCGTGCACCAGCGCGACGTCGCGTACGTCGATCATCTGCATGCCGCCGGTCATCCGGGGCGCCAGACCGGCTTTGGCGATGGGCGCCCATCCGCGCTCGGTGACCCCGGCGGCGGTGAAGTAGGCGGGCCCCACCACGCTCGACGGGTAGGTGACCACGACCGGGGCCCCGGCGTCCTGCAAGCGTCGGGCCACGCGGTCGGCGTAGGCCTTGGTCTGGGCGTACGGGCTGCGGCCCGGCGCCGGCGGGGTGTCGGCGGAGATGACCCCGTTCGGCGGTGGGAACAGCGAGCTGTAGCTGCTGACCGACACGATCGGATCGAGCTCGGCCTCGACGGCCCGGTTCAGCACCGTCTCGGTAGCGTGCGCGTTGATCTCCCACATCAGCTGCTCGCGCCGGCGGTCGGTGCCGACGATGCCCGCCGCGTGGATCAGGGCGTCGCACCCCGACAGGAGGGCCCCGACGGTGCCGTCATCGCGGATGTCGCCCTCGAGCACGGACATCTCGCCCAGCGTGGCGAGCTGGCCGATGACCTCGTCACCGCCGCAACCCGGCGCCACCAACAGCCGGATCCGATGACCCGCGGCCAACAGGCCTCGAACGGTGTGGGCACCGAGATAGCCGGTGCCTCCGGTCACTGCGATGTGCATGCCGCGCCTCCCAAATTTCGATGCCAATGGTATCGAAACGGGTGGCGGAGTCCTCGCTCAGGTGGAGGTCAGCGCGAGATCGGCCAGACCGGGTCGGCGCATTCGGTGCCTTCCGCGGACAACTGCCGCTTGATCACCTTGAACGTCTCGGTGCGCGGCAAGGCCGTGCCGACCCGCACATAGGACGGCCACTGCTTGGGACCCAGATCCGGCTGTTCCGCCAGGAAGGCCCGGAACTTGTCCGCTTCGAACGGCGTT
The window above is part of the Mycolicibacterium fortuitum subsp. fortuitum genome. Proteins encoded here:
- a CDS encoding crotonase/enoyl-CoA hydratase family protein, translated to MTESEKGPDALIEQRGHTLILTLNRPEARNALSTEMLSIMVEAWDRVDNDPEIRTCILTGAGGYFCAGMDLKGATKKPPGDSFKDGSYDPSRIDGLLKGRRLTKPLIAAVEGPAIAGGTEILQGTDIRVAGESAKFGISEAKWSLYPMGGSAVRLVRQIPYTIACDMLLTGRHITAAQALEYGLIGHVVPDGTALEKALEIAEVINNNGPLAVQAILKTIRETEGMHENEAFKPDTANGIPVFLSQDAKEGPLAFKEKRAPKFQMR
- a CDS encoding acyl-CoA synthetase codes for the protein MALNIADLAEHAIDAVPDRVALISGDEQLTYGQLEEKANRLAHYLIDQGVKKDDKVGLYCRNRIEIVIGMLGIVKAGAILVNVNFRYVEGELKYLFDNSDMVALIHERRYADRVANVLPETPNVKTILVVEDGSDDDFQRYGGVAFEDALAQGSPERDFGPRSADDIYLLYTGGTTGFPKGVMWRHEDIYRVLFGGTDFATGEPVADEYDLSKQAVANPPMIRLPIPPMIHGATQSATWMSLFSGQTVVLAPEFNADEVWQMIHDHKVNLLFFTGDAMARPLLDSLLAAQAAGKEYDLSSLFLLASTAALFSTSLKEKFLELLPNRIITDSIGSSETGFGGTSIVAKGQSHTGGPRVTIDKNTKVLDENGNEVKPGSGVRGIIAKCGHIPVGYFKDEKKTAETFRTYNGVRYAIPGDYAEVEADGSVTMLGRGSVSINSGGEKIYPEEVEAALKGHPDVFDALVVGVPDERFGQHVAAVVQPREGARPTLAELDAFVRSEIAGYKVPRSLWLVDEVKRSPAGKPDYRWAKDTTEERAADDVHANHVGAK
- a CDS encoding NAD(P)H-dependent flavin oxidoreductase; this encodes MKTELCERFGIEYPIFVFTPSEKVAAAVSRAGGLGVLGCVRFNDADDLEEVLQWMDANTDGLPYGVDVVMPAKIPTEGTAVDINKLIPQSHRDFVAKTLADLGVPPLPEDEERNEGVLGWLHSVARSHVEVALKHPIKLIANALGSPPVDVIEQAHAAGVPVAALAGSAKHALRHVENGVDIVVAQGHEAGGHTGEIGSMVLWPEIVDALDGKAPVLAAGGIGTGKQVAAALALGASGVWMGSAFLTSAEYDLGHRLPGGTSTIQEALLKATTADTVRRKIYTGKPARLLKTKWTDAWDAPDAPEPLPMPLQNILVSEAHQRMNESDNPDTVSMPVGQIVGRMNEIRPVADIIAELVSGFEAATKRLDGIAES
- a CDS encoding class I SAM-dependent methyltransferase, translated to MVEPVNVQDALAANRANWDDRADVHARSQMYDVAGFLADPTDISWVVRNDLDVLAPHLPETGVKGRSLLHLQCHIGTDTISWARLGARDVHGVDLSPNSLRHAARIAEADGRDITWVEGDARFASSLIHRRFEIVVTSTGTIVWLPELANWARSIHDLLEPDGVFMIRDDHPILSAMDYEPWDITDDYLSGGGARTYDDAGTYTENSAGQITNVRNHEWRHDLSEIVTSLLQAGLVIEALVELPYMDWQAFPALVPCDQGWALPPGAPRIPLNFAVVARRPR
- a CDS encoding succinic semialdehyde dehydrogenase, whose protein sequence is MPAPSAADFARLRALVAIDDVEARQSKPIDEVFTGKELTTIPVGTADDVSAAFAKARAAQAQWAKRPVKERAAIIKRFGALLAENRDFLMDVAQAETGKARSAAQEEIVDMILNAGYYAREAPRLLATKRVQGLLPGFVKTVVNHHPKGVIGVISPWNYPMTLSISDSIPALLAGNAVVVKPDSQTPYCTLANAELLYQAGLPRDLFAVVPGPGSVVGTAIVENCDYMMFTGSTATGRALAEQCGRRLIGFSAELGGKNPMIVTKGANLKVAAKAATRACFSNAGQLCISIERIYVERAVADEFTAKFAEQVRNMNLSAAYDFTADMGSLISEDQIKTVSGHVDDAKAKGAKVVAGGNARPDIGPLFFEPTVLTGVTDEMECARNETFGPLVSIYPVDSVDEAIEKANDTEYGLNASVWAASKAEGEAIAARVNSGTVNVDEGYALAFGSTAAPMGGMKASGVGRRHGADGILKYTESQTVSTARVINLDPPLGISQTVWQKALTPMIRAVQKLPGR
- a CDS encoding VOC family protein, which encodes MALNLNSAVIEIVTKDLPRALDFYRLVGLAVPEPDGPHVEVALPGGNRLAFDTEEVISGMHAGWTPPSGPGRVALAFGLDSPADVDALYERLTGAGHPGTLKPFDAPWGQRYATVEDPDGISVDLFAALDD
- a CDS encoding helix-turn-helix domain-containing protein; the protein is MGYREYAPPPQLVGLVECRWVRTGPAEPSRVLPDGCMDLIEMDDKIVVAGPDTRAFITARSPDPVQALRFRPGVLPRLLGVPACELRNTRVDLLELRRITRGSSLEQLAAELAAELPRVETAPWTLPVLENVTRRLAAGESVAATAHAAGWSSRTMQRQCGAVYGYGPATLRRILRFRRAVGLIGTGASPSAVATRAGYSDQPHLHREVRALAGVGLRQLRQSSSAANRSTEIPSGSSTVA
- a CDS encoding TetR/AcrR family transcriptional regulator — translated: MTGRPRDTSIDERVLAVTRELLVEVGWDDLSVRLVAARSGVGRSSLNRRWNSKAELVLHAILGESPDMSPFSGTDLAGWIAWVVRGSHQLFIRPDVSEAVPGLLLALRENAAMRKALWEGFSGPAIELFAARGYGSESVAKAVLSMAAGAALFTTTVAADDDSPGLQQQLVRLLSDALGVSPAE
- a CDS encoding NAD-dependent epimerase/dehydratase family protein; the encoded protein is MHIAVTGGTGYLGAHTVRGLLAAGHRIRLLVAPGCGGDEVIGQLATLGEMSVLEGDIRDDGTVGALLSGCDALIHAAGIVGTDRRREQLMWEINAHATETVLNRAVEAELDPIVSVSSYSSLFPPPNGVISADTPPAPGRSPYAQTKAYADRVARRLQDAGAPVVVTYPSSVVGPAYFTAAGVTERGWAPIAKAGLAPRMTGGMQMIDVRDVALVHERLMVPGRGPKRYVCGGVMVSFNEMIDVLEKGAERPIRRIPLSANLFRGIGWCSDLLGGVLPLGDGISYEAALLLTAATPTDDRSTLTDLGIDAWRSPQAAMLASFGR